A window of the Zeugodacus cucurbitae isolate PBARC_wt_2022May chromosome 4, idZeuCucr1.2, whole genome shotgun sequence genome harbors these coding sequences:
- the LOC105212073 gene encoding GATOR complex protein Iml1 isoform X3 codes for MKHYKLNTHQKSYSDADLLINQKEHPDTKIGDVVEVYDREDENTRLLLQITKFNDLRRDEISIEAGIATQFNLRKFAYVFMRRVNASDVALDSIEITFKDQYMGRSEMWRLKTYLTDTCVYINKKIENIEMQIRCQVYEMWAQGERVSCGVITEETKIVFRSSTSMVYLFLQMSSEMWDFDIHGDLYFEKAVNGFLTELFHKWKKLGCNHEVTIVLFSRTFYAAKSLDEFPDHMRDCLQLDYKGRYYEDFYRVAIQNERNEDWCTVLTQLRKLFTSYESTVLRYHERGGVSIPTATNSTAAQGNFLEVLNISLNTFEKHYLDRTFDRTGQLSVVITPGVGVFEVDRELTNITKQRIIDNGVGSDLVCVGEQPLHAVPLLKFHNKDTSLTSADDYSLPHWINLSFYSTNKKVAYSNFIPRIKLPPIVANVSLNKEDRESEKHFLSCNQSEYIHNSLFDYDAYDEQIFQPPPAQGTCSLQRVIRAKKTSVPSLETSAYRNHDWENLTPTKIPNLRRKMSDPDIYHGTSGMLAALTDSPNLSESLASDKNARRSIVSIAPIVRPGRALINPFDPSHVTIKLTSNRRRWTHIFPKGPTGVLIQQHHYQAVPAKPHNLSYSNIINNDNEYASGFSSFDYDHTSTCSSLNKSFTSSNDCEKNEFLKKRNNSLLNTSPNNVTTGAAVPTKSFLWGATGEQEWTPAITTANAITGKHLNPIVETEAPTKSQSAKADGRGKVIIGVDWKSLTIPACLPITTDYFPDKRSLHNDYVISDYTLLPDDVNFDYANSRAVFRKPLSTEEVFREIVSQRLAQGFQLIVLEEKNTQPAQAPCCGGYKQQKPSTVLGIIAPTEVMKEYLLSIGRIFHRITLTGSVITVTGYRPRHPYPPINVDYRYRFHAPQHETYEISGVNFTTEKLENFNWNYMDHYICTRGDRDYPLMESLKYWRYRMYLLPTDNLAMKKIIEYGSQRCDIYTDLAVDNTKRQVEDFMRFMEVHINKVKRQRIHGLVNSPFRERVGSNRLPEKRPSFISKPVMKVDRGRISPAADAAAITLNTDLSHKEDQDDGFASEVKLRPNSNLNEILEAMKHPITGVAFFTQTPSLPCYTFVSHEALIWLKSHLDNNKNPLDILEAMRIEKMICHASGDWDRQIIPGFYLYFIVQQEKPVKEVSKPLLDLSAFENEWMEIELQGCNHLWTDETKTPNVPTFLRDIPSAQSWADYSQNKKIYRHSHLEINVNQKSERMEWGHVKYHTVMQPGYAFEIVVEWVTASGPIVGDLIWGWIRKANHCNYELISVPADPMAEPFTEKSDPLRGPIFIPLSEKFLSDRSVMFGEFAEESRADRMLLFQEAILARFGFLPCVIEKKYSFNKDVPKEYQYVHCSGHMFVLIRCSKNNYQFESPSRQEANVTRCVYGHTNNTNVPKKVGFLWAWNHMIPNKKWKSLVIKNSPDSELFQLKMLKDFRDFCSDSDERLTKFWEHCHELKRKSLKMDNIVEGKVK; via the exons ATGAAACACTACAAATTAAATACACATCAGAAGTCCTACAGCG ATGCTGATTTGCTGATTAACCAAAAGGAGCATCCTGACACAAAAATAGGCGATGTGGTAGAGGTATATGACCGCGAAGATGAGAACACGCGTTTATTATTGCAAATTACCAAATTTAATGATCTTCGCCGTGATGAAATTAGTATTGAGGCAGGCATTGCAACACAGTTTAATTTAAGAAAGTTTGCCTATGTGTTTATGCGACGCGTGAATGCAAGTGATGTTGCTCTTGATTCTATTGAAATCACGTTTAAAGATCAATATATGGGTAGATCTGAAATGTGGCGCTTGAAAACATATTTG ACCGACACttgtgtttacataaataaaaaaattgaaaatattgaaatgcaaataCGTTGTCAAGTTTATGAGATGTGGGCTCAAGGTGAACGTGTTTCCTGTGGAGTAATAACTGAAGAAACGAAAATTGTGTTCCGTAGCAGCACTTCAAtggtatatttgtttttgcaaatgtcATCAGAAATGTGGGATTTCGATATACACGgcgatttatattttgaaaaagcgGTTAACGGGTTTCTTACTGAACTATTTCATAAATGGAAGAAATTAGGCTGCAATCATGAAGTCACCATTGTATTGTTCTCTCGTACATTTTATGCTGCCAAATCACTTGACGAGTTTCCAGATCACATGCGCGATTGCCTGCAATTGGATTATAAAGGACGTTATTACGAAGATTTTTACCGTGTTGCTATCCAAAATGAGCGCAATGAAGATTGGTGCACTGTACTGACGCAGTTGCGCAAACTTTTTACATCATATGAATCAACAGTGTTGCGTTATCATGAGCGTGGGGGCGTATCCATTCCTACAGCAACTAATTCTACAGCGGCTCAGGGCAACTTCCTGGAAGTATTGAATATTTCATTGAACACATTCGAGAAACATTACCTAGACAGGACATTTGATCGAACTGGTCAGCTGTCTGTCGTCATCACACCTGGAGTTGGAGTCTTTGAAGTGGACAGAGAACTTACGAACATTACTAAGCAGCGG ATTATAGATAATGGCGTTGGTAGTGATCTAGTGTGTGTGGGAGAGCAACCATTACATGCTGTTCcacttttgaaatttcacaataaGGACACTTCTCTTACCTCAGCAGACGATTATTCACTCCCACATTggattaatttaagtttttactcAACCAACAAGAAAGTGGCATATTCCAACTTTATACCGCGCATTAAATTGCCACCAATAGTCGCAAATGTCAGTTTAAATAAGGAAGACAGG gaAAGTGAAAAGCATTTTTTGAGCTGCAACCAAtctgaatatatacataattcctTATTCGATTACGATGCTTATGATGAGCAAATTTTTCAGCCTCCCCCCGCCCAGGGCACTTG ctCGTTGCAGCGCGTAATACGAGCTAAAAAGACCTCCGTACCAAGCTTAGAGACTTCTGCTTATAGAAATCATGACTGGGAAAATTTAACACCAACGAAAATTCCAAACTTGCGACGGAAAATGTCTGATCCAGATATTTATCATGGCACATCAGGAATGCTAGCTGCAttg ACTGATTCGCCCAACTTATCTGAATCATTGGCTTCTGATAAGAATGCACGACGTTCTATTGTGTCAATTGCTCCTATTGTGCGTCCGGGACGTGCACTGATTAACCCATTTGATCCATCCCATGTTACAATAAAACTCACCTCAAATCGCCGTCGCTGGACGCACATATTTCCAAAG GGTCCTACTGGCGTTTTAATACAACAACATCATTACCAAGCCGTCCCTGCCAAACCTCACAATTTAAGCTAtagtaatattattaataacgaTAATGAATACGCTTCAGGATTTAGCTCATTTGATTATGATCATACCTCCACATGTTCCTCGTTAAACAAATCGTTTACATCAAGCAATGACTGCGAGAAAAATGAAT TTCTCAAGAAACGAAATAATTCACTATTGAACACTAGTCCAAATAATGTGACAACAGGCGCAGCAGTACCGACCAAAAGTTTCTTATGGGGCGCGACAGGAGAACAAGAATGGACTCCAGCTATAACGACAG CGAATGCAATAACGGGAAAACACTTAAATCCTATTGTTGAAACCGAAGCTCCTACTAAAAGTCAGAGCGCAAAGGCAGATGGCAGAGGAAAAGTAATAATAG GTGTGGATTGGAAATCGCTAACCATACCGGCTTGTTTGCCAATCACAACCGATTATTTCCCAGATAAACGTTCTCTGCATAATGATTATGTTATATCTGATTATACACTTCTACCCGACGACGTTAATTTCGATTATGCGAATAGTCGCGCAGTCTTTCGTAAGCCTCTTTCAACGGAGGAGGTCTTTCGGGAGATTGTGTCGCAAAGATTGGCGCAAGGCTTCCAGCTGATTGTGCTCGAGGAGAAGAATACTCAACCAGCTCAGGCGCCTTGCTGTGGCggctacaaacaacaaaaaccttCGACAGTTTTAGGCATTATAGCGCCTACTGAAGTGATGAAGGAGTATTTGTTGTCTATTGGTCGAATATTTCATCGAATAACATTGACTGGATCTGTGATAACGGTTACAGGTTATCGTCCAAG acaTCCGTATCCGCCCATTAACGTTGACTACCGTTATCGCTTTCATGCACCCCAACACGAGACGTATGAAATATCAGGTGTCAATTTCACAACGGAGAAATTAGAAAATTTCAATTGGAACTATATGGATCATTATATTTGTACTCGTGGTGACCGAGACTATCCTTTGATGGAG AGCCTTAAATATTGGCGTTACCGAATGTATTTGCTACCCACTGATAACTTAGCGATGAAGAAAATCATTGAATACGGAAGCCAACGCTGCGATATCTATACAGATTTGGCTGTGGACAACACAAAGAGACAGGTCGAAGACTTTATGCGTTTTATGGAAGTGcatataaataaagtgaaacGGCAGCGAATTCAT GGACTGGTGAATTCGCCCTTTCGTGAACGTGTTGGAAGCAATCGTCTACCGGAAAAACGACCAAG tttCATCTCGAAACCAGTGATGAAAGTGGACCGTGGCCGCATATCGCCCGCGGCAGATGCAGCTGCAATAACATTGAATACTGATTTAAGCCACAAAGAGGATCAAGATGATGG CTTTGCGTCGGAGGTAAAATTACGCCCGAATTCGAATTTGAATGAGATCCTCGAAGCGATGAAACATCCCATAACAGGTGTAGCTTTCTTCACTCAGACCCCTAGCCTGCCATGCTACACCTTTGTTTCACATGAGGCCTTGATTTGGCTCAAATCACATttggacaacaacaaaaatccatTAGACATATTGGAAGCCATGCGAAT AGAGAAAATGATTTGTCACGCTTCGGGAGATTGGGATAGACAAATTATTCCTggattttatctttattttatagTACAACAAGAAAAACCAGTAAAAG AGGTATCTAAACCTCTTTTGGATTTGAGCGCTTTCGAGAATGAGTGGATGGAGATCGAACTACAGGGGTGTAACCATCTTTGGACTGATGAAACGAAAACGCCGAATGTACCTACATTCCTGCGCGATATACCATCGGCACAATCCTGGGCAGATTATAGCCAAAAca AAAAAATATACCGCCATTCCCATTTGGAAATCAATGTCAATCAGAAGAGTGAACGTATGGAATGGGGTCATGTCAAGTATCACACTGTTATGCAGCCTGGATACGCTTTTGAAATAGTCGTTGAGTGGGTCACAGCATCGGGACCAATTGTGGGTGATTTG ATTTGGGGTTGGATACGTAAAGCGAATCATTGCAATTATGAATTGATATCAGTTCCTGCAGATCCGATGGCAGAACCATTTACAGAGAAATCGGATCCACTCCGTGGTCCTATTTTCATACCCTTATCGGAGAAATTTTTAAGCGACAGAAGTGTTATGTTTGGTG AATTTGCTGAAGAGAGTAGAGCTGATCGTATGTTACTATTTCAAGAAGCTATTCTTGCAAGATTTGGGTTTTTACCATGTGTGATAGAGAAAAAGTATTCGTTTAACAAAGAC GTACCTAAGGAATATCAATATGTACATTGTTCCGGACATATGTTTGTACTTATTcg ttgttcCAAAAACAACTACCAATTTGAATCTCCGAGTCGACAAGAAGCGAATGTTACCCGATGTGTTTACGGACACACAAATAATACGAATGTACCAAAGAAG GTTGGATTTTTATGGGCCTGGAATCATATGATTCCCAATAAGAAGTGGAAATCGTTGGTAATCAAAAACTCGCCAGACAGTGAACTTTTCCAATTGAAAATGCTTAAAGATTTTCGCGATTTTTGTTCGGATTCTGATGAACGACTTACTAAATTCTGGGAACATTGTCATGAATTGAAacgaaaatctttaaaaatggaTAATATTGTCGAAGGAAAGGTTAAATAG
- the LOC105212073 gene encoding GATOR complex protein Iml1 isoform X1, with the protein MKHYKLNTHQKSYSDADLLINQKEHPDTKIGDVVEVYDREDENTRLLLQITKFNDLRRDEISIEAGIATQFNLRKFAYVFMRRVNASDVALDSIEITFKDQYMGRSEMWRLKTYLTDTCVYINKKIENIEMQIRCQVYEMWAQGERVSCGVITEETKIVFRSSTSMVYLFLQMSSEMWDFDIHGDLYFEKAVNGFLTELFHKWKKLGCNHEVTIVLFSRTFYAAKSLDEFPDHMRDCLQLDYKGRYYEDFYRVAIQNERNEDWCTVLTQLRKLFTSYESTVLRYHERGGVSIPTATNSTAAQGNFLEVLNISLNTFEKHYLDRTFDRTGQLSVVITPGVGVFEVDRELTNITKQRIIDNGVGSDLVCVGEQPLHAVPLLKFHNKDTSLTSADDYSLPHWINLSFYSTNKKVAYSNFIPRIKLPPIVANVSLNKEDRESEKHFLSCNQSEYIHNSLFDYDAYDEQIFQPPPAQGTCSLQRVIRAKKTSVPSLETSAYRNHDWENLTPTKIPNLRRKMSDPDIYHGTSGMLAALTDSPNLSESLASDKNARRSIVSIAPIVRPGRALINPFDPSHVTIKLTSNRRRWTHIFPKGPTGVLIQQHHYQAVPAKPHNLSYSNIINNDNEYASGFSSFDYDHTSTCSSLNKSFTSSNDCEKNEFLKKRNNSLLNTSPNNVTTGAAVPTKSFLWGATGEQEWTPAITTANAITGKHLNPIVETEAPTKSQSAKADGRGKVIIGVDWKSLTIPACLPITTDYFPDKRSLHNDYVISDYTLLPDDVNFDYANSRAVFRKPLSTEEVFREIVSQRLAQGFQLIVLEEKNTQPAQAPCCGGYKQQKPSTVLGIIAPTEVMKEYLLSIGRIFHRITLTGSVITVTGYRPRHPYPPINVDYRYRFHAPQHETYEISGVNFTTEKLENFNWNYMDHYICTRGDRDYPLMESLKYWRYRMYLLPTDNLAMKKIIEYGSQRCDIYTDLAVDNTKRQVEDFMRFMEVHINKVKRQRIHDSPTAQSHLTRRRHSTSIISRPQPNQGLVNSPFRERVGSNRLPEKRPSFISKPVMKVDRGRISPAADAAAITLNTDLSHKEDQDDGFASEVKLRPNSNLNEILEAMKHPITGVAFFTQTPSLPCYTFVSHEALIWLKSHLDNNKNPLDILEAMRIEKMICHASGDWDRQIIPGFYLYFIVQQEKPVKEVSKPLLDLSAFENEWMEIELQGCNHLWTDETKTPNVPTFLRDIPSAQSWADYSQNKKIYRHSHLEINVNQKSERMEWGHVKYHTVMQPGYAFEIVVEWVTASGPIVGDLIWGWIRKANHCNYELISVPADPMAEPFTEKSDPLRGPIFIPLSEKFLSDRSVMFGEFAEESRADRMLLFQEAILARFGFLPCVIEKKYSFNKDVPKEYQYVHCSGHMFVLIRCSKNNYQFESPSRQEANVTRCVYGHTNNTNVPKKVGFLWAWNHMIPNKKWKSLVIKNSPDSELFQLKMLKDFRDFCSDSDERLTKFWEHCHELKRKSLKMDNIVEGKVK; encoded by the exons ATGAAACACTACAAATTAAATACACATCAGAAGTCCTACAGCG ATGCTGATTTGCTGATTAACCAAAAGGAGCATCCTGACACAAAAATAGGCGATGTGGTAGAGGTATATGACCGCGAAGATGAGAACACGCGTTTATTATTGCAAATTACCAAATTTAATGATCTTCGCCGTGATGAAATTAGTATTGAGGCAGGCATTGCAACACAGTTTAATTTAAGAAAGTTTGCCTATGTGTTTATGCGACGCGTGAATGCAAGTGATGTTGCTCTTGATTCTATTGAAATCACGTTTAAAGATCAATATATGGGTAGATCTGAAATGTGGCGCTTGAAAACATATTTG ACCGACACttgtgtttacataaataaaaaaattgaaaatattgaaatgcaaataCGTTGTCAAGTTTATGAGATGTGGGCTCAAGGTGAACGTGTTTCCTGTGGAGTAATAACTGAAGAAACGAAAATTGTGTTCCGTAGCAGCACTTCAAtggtatatttgtttttgcaaatgtcATCAGAAATGTGGGATTTCGATATACACGgcgatttatattttgaaaaagcgGTTAACGGGTTTCTTACTGAACTATTTCATAAATGGAAGAAATTAGGCTGCAATCATGAAGTCACCATTGTATTGTTCTCTCGTACATTTTATGCTGCCAAATCACTTGACGAGTTTCCAGATCACATGCGCGATTGCCTGCAATTGGATTATAAAGGACGTTATTACGAAGATTTTTACCGTGTTGCTATCCAAAATGAGCGCAATGAAGATTGGTGCACTGTACTGACGCAGTTGCGCAAACTTTTTACATCATATGAATCAACAGTGTTGCGTTATCATGAGCGTGGGGGCGTATCCATTCCTACAGCAACTAATTCTACAGCGGCTCAGGGCAACTTCCTGGAAGTATTGAATATTTCATTGAACACATTCGAGAAACATTACCTAGACAGGACATTTGATCGAACTGGTCAGCTGTCTGTCGTCATCACACCTGGAGTTGGAGTCTTTGAAGTGGACAGAGAACTTACGAACATTACTAAGCAGCGG ATTATAGATAATGGCGTTGGTAGTGATCTAGTGTGTGTGGGAGAGCAACCATTACATGCTGTTCcacttttgaaatttcacaataaGGACACTTCTCTTACCTCAGCAGACGATTATTCACTCCCACATTggattaatttaagtttttactcAACCAACAAGAAAGTGGCATATTCCAACTTTATACCGCGCATTAAATTGCCACCAATAGTCGCAAATGTCAGTTTAAATAAGGAAGACAGG gaAAGTGAAAAGCATTTTTTGAGCTGCAACCAAtctgaatatatacataattcctTATTCGATTACGATGCTTATGATGAGCAAATTTTTCAGCCTCCCCCCGCCCAGGGCACTTG ctCGTTGCAGCGCGTAATACGAGCTAAAAAGACCTCCGTACCAAGCTTAGAGACTTCTGCTTATAGAAATCATGACTGGGAAAATTTAACACCAACGAAAATTCCAAACTTGCGACGGAAAATGTCTGATCCAGATATTTATCATGGCACATCAGGAATGCTAGCTGCAttg ACTGATTCGCCCAACTTATCTGAATCATTGGCTTCTGATAAGAATGCACGACGTTCTATTGTGTCAATTGCTCCTATTGTGCGTCCGGGACGTGCACTGATTAACCCATTTGATCCATCCCATGTTACAATAAAACTCACCTCAAATCGCCGTCGCTGGACGCACATATTTCCAAAG GGTCCTACTGGCGTTTTAATACAACAACATCATTACCAAGCCGTCCCTGCCAAACCTCACAATTTAAGCTAtagtaatattattaataacgaTAATGAATACGCTTCAGGATTTAGCTCATTTGATTATGATCATACCTCCACATGTTCCTCGTTAAACAAATCGTTTACATCAAGCAATGACTGCGAGAAAAATGAAT TTCTCAAGAAACGAAATAATTCACTATTGAACACTAGTCCAAATAATGTGACAACAGGCGCAGCAGTACCGACCAAAAGTTTCTTATGGGGCGCGACAGGAGAACAAGAATGGACTCCAGCTATAACGACAG CGAATGCAATAACGGGAAAACACTTAAATCCTATTGTTGAAACCGAAGCTCCTACTAAAAGTCAGAGCGCAAAGGCAGATGGCAGAGGAAAAGTAATAATAG GTGTGGATTGGAAATCGCTAACCATACCGGCTTGTTTGCCAATCACAACCGATTATTTCCCAGATAAACGTTCTCTGCATAATGATTATGTTATATCTGATTATACACTTCTACCCGACGACGTTAATTTCGATTATGCGAATAGTCGCGCAGTCTTTCGTAAGCCTCTTTCAACGGAGGAGGTCTTTCGGGAGATTGTGTCGCAAAGATTGGCGCAAGGCTTCCAGCTGATTGTGCTCGAGGAGAAGAATACTCAACCAGCTCAGGCGCCTTGCTGTGGCggctacaaacaacaaaaaccttCGACAGTTTTAGGCATTATAGCGCCTACTGAAGTGATGAAGGAGTATTTGTTGTCTATTGGTCGAATATTTCATCGAATAACATTGACTGGATCTGTGATAACGGTTACAGGTTATCGTCCAAG acaTCCGTATCCGCCCATTAACGTTGACTACCGTTATCGCTTTCATGCACCCCAACACGAGACGTATGAAATATCAGGTGTCAATTTCACAACGGAGAAATTAGAAAATTTCAATTGGAACTATATGGATCATTATATTTGTACTCGTGGTGACCGAGACTATCCTTTGATGGAG AGCCTTAAATATTGGCGTTACCGAATGTATTTGCTACCCACTGATAACTTAGCGATGAAGAAAATCATTGAATACGGAAGCCAACGCTGCGATATCTATACAGATTTGGCTGTGGACAACACAAAGAGACAGGTCGAAGACTTTATGCGTTTTATGGAAGTGcatataaataaagtgaaacGGCAGCGAATTCAT GATAGCCCCACCGCACAAAGTCATTTAACACGGCGACGTCACAGTACCAGCATTATTTCCAGACCTCAACCCAACCAG GGACTGGTGAATTCGCCCTTTCGTGAACGTGTTGGAAGCAATCGTCTACCGGAAAAACGACCAAG tttCATCTCGAAACCAGTGATGAAAGTGGACCGTGGCCGCATATCGCCCGCGGCAGATGCAGCTGCAATAACATTGAATACTGATTTAAGCCACAAAGAGGATCAAGATGATGG CTTTGCGTCGGAGGTAAAATTACGCCCGAATTCGAATTTGAATGAGATCCTCGAAGCGATGAAACATCCCATAACAGGTGTAGCTTTCTTCACTCAGACCCCTAGCCTGCCATGCTACACCTTTGTTTCACATGAGGCCTTGATTTGGCTCAAATCACATttggacaacaacaaaaatccatTAGACATATTGGAAGCCATGCGAAT AGAGAAAATGATTTGTCACGCTTCGGGAGATTGGGATAGACAAATTATTCCTggattttatctttattttatagTACAACAAGAAAAACCAGTAAAAG AGGTATCTAAACCTCTTTTGGATTTGAGCGCTTTCGAGAATGAGTGGATGGAGATCGAACTACAGGGGTGTAACCATCTTTGGACTGATGAAACGAAAACGCCGAATGTACCTACATTCCTGCGCGATATACCATCGGCACAATCCTGGGCAGATTATAGCCAAAAca AAAAAATATACCGCCATTCCCATTTGGAAATCAATGTCAATCAGAAGAGTGAACGTATGGAATGGGGTCATGTCAAGTATCACACTGTTATGCAGCCTGGATACGCTTTTGAAATAGTCGTTGAGTGGGTCACAGCATCGGGACCAATTGTGGGTGATTTG ATTTGGGGTTGGATACGTAAAGCGAATCATTGCAATTATGAATTGATATCAGTTCCTGCAGATCCGATGGCAGAACCATTTACAGAGAAATCGGATCCACTCCGTGGTCCTATTTTCATACCCTTATCGGAGAAATTTTTAAGCGACAGAAGTGTTATGTTTGGTG AATTTGCTGAAGAGAGTAGAGCTGATCGTATGTTACTATTTCAAGAAGCTATTCTTGCAAGATTTGGGTTTTTACCATGTGTGATAGAGAAAAAGTATTCGTTTAACAAAGAC GTACCTAAGGAATATCAATATGTACATTGTTCCGGACATATGTTTGTACTTATTcg ttgttcCAAAAACAACTACCAATTTGAATCTCCGAGTCGACAAGAAGCGAATGTTACCCGATGTGTTTACGGACACACAAATAATACGAATGTACCAAAGAAG GTTGGATTTTTATGGGCCTGGAATCATATGATTCCCAATAAGAAGTGGAAATCGTTGGTAATCAAAAACTCGCCAGACAGTGAACTTTTCCAATTGAAAATGCTTAAAGATTTTCGCGATTTTTGTTCGGATTCTGATGAACGACTTACTAAATTCTGGGAACATTGTCATGAATTGAAacgaaaatctttaaaaatggaTAATATTGTCGAAGGAAAGGTTAAATAG